The following are encoded together in the Pelosinus sp. IPA-1 genome:
- a CDS encoding LysR family transcriptional regulator — protein sequence MDIKQLQYFLAIAEEGQITKAAKKLHVAQPALSQQLRLLEDELGIQLLERGSRKIRLTEEGIALRSRARQLVELMDTTTQELREINHGLKGTISVGTVPSVGTKLLPERIQLFHEQYPEINFQIWEGETFELLDKLNQGIIDIGIVRACFNIEPYKSISLPSDPMIAAMHKDWNIGKQLNHINMLELAEKPLLLHSGAAPRIIEYCRQYGFEPRILCKSTDVRSVIALADKGIGIAIIPKSSMAFVPSQNLHYKTIADRSLDLATVVVWLRDHRLPTAVKNFLETFIS from the coding sequence ATGGATATTAAGCAACTTCAATATTTTCTTGCCATCGCGGAAGAAGGACAAATAACGAAAGCGGCCAAAAAACTGCATGTAGCCCAACCTGCCCTCAGCCAACAACTGCGTCTGCTTGAAGACGAGCTAGGTATTCAGCTACTGGAGCGAGGCTCTAGAAAAATCCGCTTAACAGAAGAGGGAATTGCACTCCGCAGTCGCGCTCGGCAACTTGTGGAGTTAATGGATACCACCACGCAAGAGCTGAGAGAAATTAATCATGGATTAAAAGGTACTATATCAGTTGGCACGGTCCCATCCGTCGGCACCAAACTCTTGCCGGAACGAATTCAACTCTTTCACGAACAATATCCGGAAATCAACTTTCAAATCTGGGAAGGTGAAACCTTCGAACTTCTGGATAAGTTAAACCAAGGTATAATTGATATTGGGATTGTAAGAGCTTGTTTTAATATTGAGCCCTATAAATCCATCAGTTTACCGAGTGACCCTATGATAGCAGCCATGCATAAAGATTGGAACATAGGCAAGCAGCTCAATCATATCAATATGTTAGAGCTTGCTGAAAAGCCACTGTTACTACATAGCGGCGCTGCTCCCCGTATTATTGAGTACTGTCGCCAATACGGCTTTGAACCACGCATTCTTTGTAAATCAACTGACGTCAGATCAGTAATCGCACTGGCTGATAAAGGAATCGGCATTGCCATAATCCCAAAATCCTCTATGGCGTTTGTTCCTAGCCAAAACCTTCATTACAAGACAATAGCCGACCGTTCCCTAGACCTGGCAACGGTAGTCGTTTGGTTGCGAGACCACCGTCTTCCGACAGCAGTAAAGAATTTTCTTGAAACATTTATTAGCTAG
- a CDS encoding D-cysteine desulfhydrase — MNLAQFPRRRYTEGQTPLEFLPRLTKELGGPNIWIKRDDMLALAGGGNKTRKLEFLVADALSQGADTLVTCGAVQSNHCRLTLAAACKEGMACHLVLEERVPGSYNAKASGNNFLFELMGVAGITVVPGGSNVMEAMEKVAVDIRGQGGKPYIIPGGGSNAVGTMGYVACAEEIIAQAFDKGLDIDYVVCTSGSGGTHAGLAIGFWGNNTGIPVVGINISRPNETQLPVICKDAKATAQRLGLDFPEEIVECVEGYVGPGYSLATPEMVEAVTLMARTEAILLDPVYTGKSFAGLIGLIRQGRFKKDENIVFVHTGGSPALYHYKDYFAE; from the coding sequence ATGAATCTTGCACAGTTTCCGCGGCGGCGCTATACAGAAGGACAAACTCCACTAGAATTTTTACCTCGTCTTACTAAAGAATTGGGTGGACCGAATATTTGGATTAAAAGAGATGATATGCTTGCATTGGCAGGGGGCGGCAACAAGACTCGTAAGCTTGAGTTTTTAGTTGCGGATGCTTTGTCTCAAGGGGCGGATACACTGGTTACCTGTGGTGCCGTCCAGTCCAATCACTGTCGTTTAACCTTGGCGGCTGCTTGTAAAGAAGGTATGGCTTGTCATCTGGTGCTTGAGGAGCGAGTGCCTGGCAGTTATAACGCAAAAGCATCTGGAAACAATTTTTTATTTGAACTCATGGGTGTTGCAGGAATTACTGTAGTTCCAGGGGGCTCCAACGTAATGGAAGCCATGGAAAAAGTAGCGGTTGATATTCGTGGTCAAGGGGGAAAACCATATATTATTCCCGGTGGTGGCTCCAATGCTGTAGGTACAATGGGTTATGTTGCTTGTGCAGAAGAGATTATAGCGCAAGCCTTTGATAAGGGACTTGATATTGACTATGTTGTTTGCACGAGTGGTAGTGGTGGTACTCATGCAGGGTTGGCTATTGGTTTTTGGGGAAACAATACTGGGATTCCAGTAGTAGGCATCAATATTAGCAGGCCGAATGAAACCCAACTCCCAGTAATCTGCAAAGATGCCAAGGCAACAGCGCAGCGATTGGGTCTTGATTTCCCTGAAGAAATAGTTGAGTGTGTTGAGGGATACGTTGGACCTGGATATTCGTTAGCTACTCCTGAAATGGTAGAAGCCGTAACATTGATGGCGAGAACGGAAGCAATATTATTAGACCCTGTATATACTGGTAAATCTTTTGCTGGTCTTATTGGGCTTATTCGTCAAGGCCGATTTAAGAAAGATGAAAATATAGTCTTTGTACATACGGGAGGATCACCCGCTTTATATCATTACAAAGATTATTTTGCTGAATAA